A window of the Rhinoraja longicauda isolate Sanriku21f chromosome 20, sRhiLon1.1, whole genome shotgun sequence genome harbors these coding sequences:
- the lrrc10 gene encoding leucine-rich repeat-containing protein 10 — translation MGNAIMSVISFFPSKSCQHFLLGGDIEDLPPDKMMDLSGKHLRKFPLQVCAFTELVKLYLSNNNLRNLPPELHLLSCLQILALDFNHFKEVPQVICRLRQLSCLYLGNNYLSDLPAELSALPELKTLWIEGNCFDQVPRVVSELKHLRILHAECNQLSELPSELWRLRQLQNIWISSNCFCEFPHVLLEIDSLEIIDVDRNSIRFFPSMVHMKNLKLVIYDRNPCKSGPMVGEDVRRVGRWADYRPEATVESLPEKQSEQVEGDEHIETETNELNEDSGLVRE, via the coding sequence ATGGGAAACGCTATAATGTCCGTGATCTCTTTTTTCCCGTCCAAATCgtgccagcattttctgctggGAGGTGATATCGAGGACCTGCCTCCAGATAAAATGATGGATTTGAGTGGGAAACATCTGAGGAAGTTTCCCCTGCAGGTCTGTGCCTTTACTGAACTCGTTAAACTGTACCTGAGCAATAACAATCTGAGGAACCTTCCTCCAGAGCTTCATCTGCTCAGTTGCCTGCAGATCTTAGCTCTGGATTTCAATCATTTCAAGGAAGTGCCCCAGGTAATCTGTCGCCTCCGCCAGCTCTCCTGTCTCTACCTGGGCAACAACTATCTGAGCGACCTGCCGGCTGAGTTGAGCGCGCTGCCTGAACTGAAAACGCTGTGGATCGAGGGCAACTGTTTTGACCAGGTACCCAGAGTGGTTTCCGAACTGAAACATCTCAGGATCCTACACGCAGAGTGCAACCAACTCAGCGAGCTGCCCAGTGAGCTCTGGCGCCTCCGTCAACTGCAAAACATCTGGATTTCAAGCAACTGCTTCTGTGAGTTTCCCCACGTACTATTGGAGATCGACAGCTTGGAGATCATCGACGTGGACCGTAACTCGATCAGGTTCTTCCCCAGCATGGTCCACATGAAGAACCTGAAGCTGGTGATATACGACCGCAATCCCTGCAAGAGTGGTCCCATGGTGGGTGAGGATGTCCGCAGAGTGGGGCGGTGGGCAGACTATCGCCCCGAGGCCACCGTCGAATCATTGCCGGAGAAACAGAGCGAACAAGTGGAAGGAGACGAGCACATTGAAACAGAGACAAATGAACTCAACGAGGATTCCGGTTTGGTGCGAGAATGA